The genomic region AGCCGCCCCAGGACCAATCCCAACTAAAACTGCTGCTGCTCCTGCCTTCATTAAACTTAAAGTCACTTCGTAAGTGACGCAGTTGCCCAACACGACGGGCATGGGCATTTCTTGACAAAATTTCGCCAAGTCAAGGTTGGTCAACTCAGATGGAGCTATGTGAGCTGTCGATACAACAGTAGCTTGAATAAAAAATAAATCTGCGCCAGCCTTTGCCACCGCACTACCATATTTACTCGCACCAGCAGGAGTCGCGCTGACAGCAGCAATACCCCCCTGCTGCTTAATTTCCCCAATTCGTTGCTCGATTAATTCTGGTTTGACTGGTTCGGCATACAATTCTTGCATCAGCGGGACAAATTCATGAGTTCCTACTGAGGCAATCCGTTGTAAAATTGGCTCTGGGTCGGCGTAGCGAGTTTGAATACCTTCTAAGTTGAGTACGCCCAAAGCTCCTAACTGGGAAAGCAGTACAGCCATCTGCACATCGACAACTCCATCCATCGCACTTGCAATAATGGGAATTTCTCGCTCGATCGCGCCAATCTGCCAACTGGTATCCGCTAAACTGGGGTCTATAGTGCGCTGCCCCGGAGCCAGTGCAATTTCATCAATGCCGTATGCGCGGCGTGCGGTTTTGCCACGTCCAATTTGAATATTCACGTTTCTTTACCCGTTCCCAAACTATTTCGCTAGAGTACCAAATTCGCGAGGGGTTTGGTTAGAGGTTGGGAGATTTTTGTGAGTGAGGAGTGAGGAGTGTGGAGTGTGGAGTGAGGGGAATTTTGGATTTTAGATTTTAGATTTTGGATTGTTTTTTCTCCTCTGCCCCTCTGCCTCTCTGCACCTGAAGCACCTGAAGCTATCTTCCCCCTGCTCCCTGCTCAGTAATAGAGGGATAGTACTACAAATAGGTAGGGAAATTCAGGCTTTAGTACGATTGAGACTGACTGAGAGCGTACTACAATGGAATTAAAGTCAGAGTGTCGTTAAAGTCAAAATGTATTGTTCGCTCGAATGCATTCAACACTAAGCTAAGGCGAAAAAATTCGCGCTCGCACGCACAGAACCCAGTCAAAAAAGCTATAGCTTTCAGCTTTGGCTTGAATTTAACGTAGATTTGATATCTAAAAGCCTTTTATTTGAATTTCTGCGAGCTAACAGTTTTAAACCAGAGACAAAATAATTACTTAACATAAATTCTGTCCTCTAATCCCTGCTCCCTCAGCTCTCTTACTCTGCTCCCTTTTAATAAAATTGAAACACCAAGCTTTGATTCAATCAGAAACGTTAGAACTATTAGAATGGTCGCGCTTGTGTCAGCACTTGGCAACTTTTACGGCGACTAAACTAGGAGCGATCGCCGCTCGAAATTTGGTCATTCCCGACACGCAGGCAAAAAGTCAGGAATTGTTGAACCAAACCAAAGAAGTCTACGAGTTAGATAGTCGTCTGAGTGCTGGGTTGTCGTTTGCCGGAATTCAAGATATTGGCGAATCTTTAGAACGAGCAGAGTTACAAGGTATATTAACCGCAGAGCAGTTACTCGCGATCGCCACAACTCTCACCGGAACGAGACAGTTACGGCGCAGCATCGACCAACAGCAAGATTTGCCAGTTTTACAGGAATTAGTCTCTACTGTCAAAACCGATCCTGAGTTAGAACAGGATATTTTATACTGTATTGACGAACAGGGTAAGGTAGCAGACCGCGCTAGCCTTAAATTAGCCGAGATTCGCGATCGCGTGCGGCAATTGCGCCAACGAATTACCCAAACCCTACAAGGAATCTTGCAGCGCCAAGCCAACGCCGTACAGGAACAACTTATCACCCAAAGAGGTGATCGCTTCGTTATTCCCGTCAAAGCACCGCAAAAAGACGCAATTCCCGGTATCGTCCACGATGCATCCATGAGTGGAGCAACTTTGTATGTAGAGCCAAACGCGATTGTGGCTTTAGGCAATCAACTGCGACAATACATTGCCAGAGAACAAGCAGAAGAAGAGGCGATTCGCAGGCGACTTACTGAGCAAGTCGCAGCCGTCAAGCCAGATTTAGAGAATTTGCTAGCGGTTGTAACGATAATAGATCTTGCCAGCGCCCGCGCTCGTTATAGCTACTGGTTGCAAGCCAATCCACCCCGCTTTTGCGATCGCTCCCAAGGGGAAAATACAACATTACGTCAATTGCGCCATCCCCTGCTCGTATGGCAAAACCAGCACGAACAAGGGCAGCCAGTCATTCCTGTAGATATTATCGTTCAGCCCCACATTCGCGTCATTACAATCACCGGACCCAACACCGGAGGGAAAACGGTAACGCTGAAAACTCTTGGTTTAGCAGCTTTGATGGCAAAAGTCGGGTTATTTATTCCTGCCAAAGAACCTGTAGAAATTCCCTGGTTTGACATGGTATTGGCAGATATTGGCGACGAACAGTCATTACAACAGAGTCTCTCTACCTTCTCCGGTCACATTCGGCGGATTAGTCGGATATTAGAGGCAATTGGAGGGGTGAGGAGCGAGGAGCGAGGAGCCAGGGAGTTTGAGGACATTGGAGGGGTGAGGAGTGAGGAGCGAGGAGTCGGGGAGTTTGAGGATAAGGGGGAGAAGAGCAGCTCAGGAGTTGAGGAAGCGGAGGGGGATAAGGGAGACAAGGAGGACAAGGAGGACAAGGAAGAAGTTCAGTCCAAAATCCAAAATCCAAAATCTAAAATTCAAAATTCCCCTCACTCCTCACTCGTTCTTCTAGACGAAGTAGGTGCGGGAACCGATCCAGTCGAGGGCAGTGCTTTGGCGATCGCCCTTTTGCGTCACCTTGCCGACAATGCCGAGCTGAGTATGGCGACAACTCACTTTGGCGAATTGAAAGCGTTGAAATATCAAGACGAGCGGTTTGAAAATGCCTCGGTGGAATTTAATGAGGAAACTTTATCGCCTACTTATCGCTTGTTGTGGGGGATTCCAGGTCGCTCGAATGCTTTAGCGATCGCTGCTCGTTTGGGATTAAAACCAGAGGTGATCGAGCAAGCAAAACATCAGGTAGGAGAAGCAACGGAAGATGTGAACCAGGTTATTGCCGGACTTGAAGCCCAACGGCGACAACAAGAAACGAAAGCCGCCCAAGCCCAACAGTTATTACAACAAACAGAGCGATTGTATCGTCAACTCTCGGAACGGACTGCTCAGCTAGACGCGCGAGAACGAGAATTACGTGCCTCTCAAGAACAAGCAATTCAACAGGCGATCGCCCAAGCTAAAGCGGAAATTGCTCAGGTGATTCGCAAGTTGCAGCAAGGAACTCCTACAGCTCAAGCCGCACAGCAAGCGACGGTAGCGATCGATCGGCTTGCCCAACAACATACTCCTCCGACACCCAAGCCCAAAACCGAATTTCGCCCCCAAGTAGGCAATCGCATTCGCATTCCCCGTTTAGGGCAAACCGCAGAAGTTTTG from Chroococcidiopsis sp. SAG 2025 harbors:
- a CDS encoding GuaB3 family IMP dehydrogenase-related protein, with translation MNIQIGRGKTARRAYGIDEIALAPGQRTIDPSLADTSWQIGAIEREIPIIASAMDGVVDVQMAVLLSQLGALGVLNLEGIQTRYADPEPILQRIASVGTHEFVPLMQELYAEPVKPELIEQRIGEIKQQGGIAAVSATPAGASKYGSAVAKAGADLFFIQATVVSTAHIAPSELTNLDLAKFCQEMPMPVVLGNCVTYEVTLSLMKAGAAAVLVGIGPGAACTSRGVLGVGVPQATAIADCAAAREDYYQETGNYIPVIADGGLITGGDICKCIACGADGVMIGSPFARAAEAPGKGFHWGMATPSPVLPRGTRIRVGTTGTCEQILRGPAQLDDGTHNFLGALKTSMGTLGAKDIREMQQVEVVIAPSLLTEGKVYQKAQQLGMGK
- a CDS encoding endonuclease MutS2, coding for MATFTATKLGAIAARNLVIPDTQAKSQELLNQTKEVYELDSRLSAGLSFAGIQDIGESLERAELQGILTAEQLLAIATTLTGTRQLRRSIDQQQDLPVLQELVSTVKTDPELEQDILYCIDEQGKVADRASLKLAEIRDRVRQLRQRITQTLQGILQRQANAVQEQLITQRGDRFVIPVKAPQKDAIPGIVHDASMSGATLYVEPNAIVALGNQLRQYIAREQAEEEAIRRRLTEQVAAVKPDLENLLAVVTIIDLASARARYSYWLQANPPRFCDRSQGENTTLRQLRHPLLVWQNQHEQGQPVIPVDIIVQPHIRVITITGPNTGGKTVTLKTLGLAALMAKVGLFIPAKEPVEIPWFDMVLADIGDEQSLQQSLSTFSGHIRRISRILEAIGGVRSEERGAREFEDIGGVRSEERGVGEFEDKGEKSSSGVEEAEGDKGDKEDKEDKEEVQSKIQNPKSKIQNSPHSSLVLLDEVGAGTDPVEGSALAIALLRHLADNAELSMATTHFGELKALKYQDERFENASVEFNEETLSPTYRLLWGIPGRSNALAIAARLGLKPEVIEQAKHQVGEATEDVNQVIAGLEAQRRQQETKAAQAQQLLQQTERLYRQLSERTAQLDARERELRASQEQAIQQAIAQAKAEIAQVIRKLQQGTPTAQAAQQATVAIDRLAQQHTPPTPKPKTEFRPQVGNRIRIPRLGQTAEVLNEPNDDGELIVRFGLMKMTVKLEDIESLDGKKATFQEKGQGRHGGQGRQGRQGGQGSRGAEGQGSRGEKQSDSRLPTLDSPTIRTSQNTFDIRGSRVADAEIVLDKAIAEASGTIWIIHGHGTGKLRQGVHNFLQQHSMVSSFEAAAPEDGGSGVTVVFLR